In Impatiens glandulifera unplaced genomic scaffold, dImpGla2.1, whole genome shotgun sequence, a single genomic region encodes these proteins:
- the LOC124918338 gene encoding CTL-like protein DDB_G0274487: MGVAEPPAMEREEADETQIDGGGGRRDIERGEVAGGGVNPTETTTTQINPPGDVHMSRMQRLSATNPLRLVIDSNLRVPTLSPSQPRATNSTPSQPRATTSAAAQTRDVVAPPAPQESITTLNSRSYTNKFSLFLFLLHLICSAGLVCFLLFKGIQGFLQAGPTKRKEERVLQYFLPQVEAASLLSILLAFSWQKAIRTWPNFMVRFIIWSTFFITLAAGILLICFQKPSTDGVGIVFIAFSIGTGLYACWVTPRIGFCCKILIKSLDPVSKFPDLNHPTYWMLAIGFLWMSLWIFAVIGSLNFYYPPLVIIALLLSLIWTIEVMRNVVNMTVSRVIALYYLRGIQSNTKFCFQRAVSKNLGSASLGSLFVPSIEALRIVARGLNLLEGEDEFMFSCAHCCLRVMQSIFRYGNGWAYVQIAAYGKGFVQASQDTWELFQNGKMESIVDSDMTSAICFLTGVCSGSMCVIVVAAWTRTIYQPFTATISLLAFIIGYLMTRIAMALPHACVSCYYVCYAENPENRLFDKTISDRLELIESGRDVVAPTPRVPRRFSTRT; this comes from the exons ATGGGCGTCGCGGAGCCACCG GCTATGGAGAGAGAAGAAGCAGATGAGACTCAAATTGACGGCGGCGGCGGAAGGAGAGATATAGAGAGAGGTGAAGTCGCCGGCGGCGGCGTTAATCCGAcagaaacaacaacaacacaGATAAATCCACCCGGTGATGTTCATATGTCAAGGATGCAAAGATTAAGCGCTACAAATCCTCTTCGTCTTGTCATAGATAGCAACCTACGTGTCCCTACCCTCTCCCCTTCTCAGCCACGCGCCACCAATTCCACCCCATCTCAACCTCGCGCCACCACTTCCGCCGCCGCTCAGACTCGCGACGTCGTCGCCCCTCCTGCCCCTCAG GAATCAATAACTACACTCAATTCAAGATCATACACCAACAAATTCTCTCTATTTCTGTTTCTTCTTCACTTGATATGTTCAGCTGGGTTAGTATGCTTTCTTCTATTCAAAGGAATTCAGGGTTTCTTACAAGCTGGTCCTACAAAAAGAAAAGAGGAAAGGGTACTACAGTATTTCCTTCCACAGGTAGAAGCAGCATCACTTCTAAGCATTTTACTAGCATTTTCATGGCAGAAAGCAATAAGAACATGGCCGAATTTCATGGTCCGTTTCATAATCTGGAGCACATTTTTTATCACGTTAGCTGCTGGAATATTGCTAATCTGCTTCCAAAAACCCTCAACGGACGGAGTTGGAATCGTCTTCATCGCTTTTTCAATCGGTACGGGTCTATACGCCTGTTGGGTAACTCCTAGAATTGGTTTTTGTTGCAAGATCTTGATTAAATCTCTAGATCCGGTTTCAAAATTCCCGGATTTGAATCATCCTACTTATTGGATGCTTGCAATTGGTTTCTTATGGATGTCATTGTGGATTTTTGCTGTGATTGGATCTTTGAATTTCTACTATCCTCCATTGGTCATAATTGCTCTTTTACTGAGCTTGATTTGGACTATTGAAGTGATGAGGAATGTTGTTAATATGACAGTTAGTAGGGTTATTGCTCTTTATTATCTTAGAGGGATACAATCCAACACTAAGTTTTGTTTCCAAAGAGCTGTTTCGAAGAATTTAGGAAGTGCTTCTCTTGGTTCATTATTTGTGCCTTCCATTGAAGCTCTGAGGATTGTAGCTCGTGGTCTCAATTTGCTTGAGGGAGAAGATGAATTCATGTTTTCTTGTGCACATTGCTGTCTTAGAGTTATGCAGTCCATCTTCAGATATGGCAATGGCTGGGCTTATGTACAG ATAGCAGCATATGGGAAAGGCTTTGTGCAAGCATCACAAGACACTTGGGAGCTCTTCCAAAACGGAAAGATGGAATCAATTGTCGATTCAGATATGACGAGCGCCATTTGCTTCTTAACCGGAGTATGCAGTGGCTCGATGTGCGTCATAGTGGTTGCAGCCTGGACTCGAACCATCTACCAGCCCTTTACCGCCACCATCTCTCTTTTAGCCTTCATCATCGGCTACCTAATG ACTAGGATTGCAATGGCATTGCCCCATGCTTGTGTTAGCTGTTACTATGTCTGCTATGCTGAAAACCCTGAGAACAGGCTATTCGATAAAACTATATCGGATCGCCTTGAATTGATTGAGTCTGGTCGAGATGTGGTGGCCCCCACACCAAGAGTTCCTCGTCGATTTTCAACCAGGACCTAA